The genomic segment caaaaatttaaatttttcatgtgAGTTTTAACTGTAACTCAAGTTAGGaagacttgttttctttttctgattccaaCTTACTTTTACATGTGTCTGAGTAGAAAAGTAggtatttaaaagatatttcatgtttgAGCATATGTACAAATTGTCATAATGAATGTTGCATCTATTATAACAGATTTGAGGCCATGTTTATGTACATGTAGCtggatatattttataaatatgcttgtaaattttcaaaaaagccTAAATTAATATagataatttttgcttttaattttcaattttacatATCAACctataaaaaattacttttatgagACTCCTCAGGATTTTCTTCTGTTAGTATTGTGAGATTGAGGACAACAATTTCATAACTAATATGTAGACTCAATTTCTACATGAAATATAATACTAATGAAATATAATACTAATTGATGACAACAATTCTTTATAAAGAAGACAACTaggcaattttatttatatttaataatgaaaaatattttcattaacacTAAGTCTTCTCTACCAAGTCTTCCCTAGTAAAATCCTTCTGTGGTCCTTACTGGTTTGAGTATCCTTACTATcaccagaaaatgaaataatgctaaaCATAAAATTTTGTGAATGCACATACATAATAGCACCTATGTGtacaataaaatatacaaatatattccgATTACCCTTTAGAGTCTTATAACAATTTGGGAGGTTGAAGAGtaggtattgttttatttttatagaaaaataaatcagtgttCAAAAGACTTAAGAGGATATTTCCCTAGTAAATATTGAGGCCAGGACTAGAATTTGATTCTTAACTCTtggttcagtttttgtttttgttttttaattctgatgGTTGGGCTAAACAATAACTTCTGAATATTTcatgaatgataaagaaaaaaaaaagggaaattcagAGTAGATTTTCTGCATTCTGTCCTGGTACTCCAGAACAAGAACTTGGTatgagtgtctgtgtgtttttgtgtgcttTTGTGTGATTCTGCATCCGTGTCCATGTGGTTGGAATGTTTCATtaatagtctttttaaaagaagaaaagaaaaaacaaaaacagaaagctggGACCAAAAGATCTAAATCAAAGTGAAAAAGTAGACAAAAGTGAGTGTCAGCTCATTGTGGGAAAACAAACAGAGTACAACTATCAAAGATGTATGAGCCAGGAATTATCAAGAGTCAGTCTGGACACAAGTGTGAAAACTCAGAGGAAAGCAAAAGTTACAAAAAGGTAAGCATTTAGGAGCCAAGGGAACACAAATACTACTTGGAAAATATTTGGTGGTCGTTTAGAGACCATCTACACACAGAACGCAAAGGGACAAGAAAGAAAACTCCAGCCTGGAACCCAGCAACAATAGATTGTGGGAAATAGGCAAAAAGTAGAGATCAAGAATTATATTCAGGAAACAAACTATGAGATACAGAacactattgaaaaaaaaagaaaaaagaaaaaaaaaaagaagaaaggaagggagggaaagagggaaggagaaagagagaagaaaaggaaggaagaaagaaacctgGACACTGAGAAATATTTATGTTCTTGTGCAGAAACTTCCTAGGAAGCTTAGAAAGCTTTATTATAATTTGGGGGAGGTAAGAACATATGACAGACTATAATCAGTTTAAAGCTTCAGGAATAAGTGAAATCACTGGTATATATTTTTGGGATAAAAGGGAAGGGTGAGAATATAGTATAGCTGATAGAAGAAAGTACCATAATTTGCTGAGTGGGTATATAACTCAACTCATATGAACATATCTGAATATTTCAAATTAGGGAGGTGAAACGGTAAAAGTTTGAATACTAGGTGCCAAAAAGTTACACGACTATATTCCAATCCACTTGAAATAACTTATGACCAAAAACCATTTGATTCTTTTACTCATTGACCCATTGAACTCATGGTTCATGAATTCACAAACTCATAATAGAAACAACACATGAATGTGGAGACAAAAATCTATGCCTGCAAGCTATAATTACAAAATTTTACAATAAATGTCCCATCTTCTGTGCCTTTCTGTCTGAAAATACGTGCAGtaatgtgaatatatatacaagTAATGTGCTTGCATTAatcaattaaaatgtatatttcagaaatgtccattcttctctttttctatagGAATCAAATACTACTTTCTGTGTGTCCATACGTACAAAATGATCACAGATTAAATTATCACTTTTTCCAGATTATCTTCATCTAAAGACTTTTGAAAACTCCTACATATACTAGATGAAAATGATGAATAGCTCAATGATATCTGAGTTTGTTTTGTTAGGACTCGCCAACTCTTGGgaacttgaaattttcttttttatcatatttttgttGGCCTATGCAGCAATTATGGCAGGAAACCTTCTCATTGTGGTCACCGTAACATTTGACTCTCATCTGCACTGCACACCAATGTACTTCCTCCTTGGAAATCTCTCATTTCTTGATATGTCTATTTCTACAATCACAACCCCTAAGATGGTCGCAGATTTTCTCAGGGAGAATAAAACTATTTCTCTGTGGGGCTGTATGGCTCAGATGTTCTTCCTTCACTTTTTAGGGGGTAGTGAGATGACTCTTCTCATAGTTATGGCTGTTGATCGGTACACTGCAATATGCAAACCTCTTCACTACACAGCCATCGTGAACCGCTGGGTACTCACAGGCTCCGTGCTGCTGTCATGGGCTGTTGGTCTTGTGCATACAATGAGCCAGATGGTTTTTACTATCACCTTGCCCTTCTGTGGCCCCAACATAGTGGACAATATTTTCTGTGACCTTCCCCTAGTTCTAAAGCTTGCCTGCACTGAGACCTATATTCTGGAGTTGCTAGTGATTGCTGACAGTGGACTGTTGTCCTTCATCTGCTTCACACTCTTGCTCATTTCCTACACTGTCATTCTGGTAACTGTCCGACGTCGGTCCTCTGATGCTCTCTCCAAGGCTCTATCCACACTGTCTGCTCATATTACTGTGGTCACTTTGTTCTTTGGGCCATGTATCTTCACTTATGCTTGGCCATTTAGTAGCTTTTCAGTGGATaagtttctttctgtgttttattcaGTTATCACACCCTTGCTGAACCCCATTATTTACACTCTGAGGAATCAGGAGATGAAAACAGCCATGAGTAGACTGAGGGTCCAACATGTGAGTCCCAGGCAGATCTTCTAGGCAACAACCATGATGAGGAAGGTTTCTACAGCAAAACTCATATGTAGTACATCTCAGAATAAGTTGGTATTAGTTTGCTTTGCTGgtagatgtttttaaatattcataatgtATATTAAAACTACCAAATGTGCCATCATTACATCTCTATGACATATTTGGTTTTATTGAAAGAATACTTATTAATTGAAATTCAACTCAGTtggggttaattttttaaatgtaataaagaattaaatagaaaaaactgGCTCACTAACTATAGTTGGAAACCCAGAAATGTTTAAGActaaactttattaaataaagagaaatcaaatatgaatttgtctatttttagaTTCAGAATGAGAGCTCTTTCAGCTAATTTCTCCAGTTGACTAAATGTGCATGAAAAAGCATTAACCAGaatcacacgcacacacacacgtaaactTACATTTTTGTGGATACTCATATGTGTAAGAATTATTACTTTTTTGACAAGGCAAGCAGGCTAGTTTCTGTAAGTAGATAGATCCAAATAATAACTGTCAACTGCTGGCAAGAAGCACATATTCAtttcttaagaaaatagaaattccaCCAGACACCTAAGTTATACACAGTTCATTTTACCTGATTCCATCTTTAATGGTTGTATTCACAATTGTTCTCATATATCAAGAATCAAGTAAGAGCATTTCTATGTCAGCCCACATAGAcaaggaataaataaagaagccTCTCTATATTCAATTATTCACTTCACAACAAAACAGAAGGTGTTTATGCTACTTATATTGCATAAAGTGTGCTAAGTTACAAAGTTTGATATATGGCTCATGGGCATTAGAATACAAAGACATTTTATGACCTCTTTGGTATCAAATTCAAATGCTCTGCTTTTCCCCATTCAGTGATCCATCTATAGgcttctatcaaacatttttttcttcattgcctGTAAACAGTACGTGTATATACTAATTATAGGCTGAAGGGTGCTTTAAAAGTGAATCTCTAACCATGTGCATGACATACTTtagacaaaatttttaatttaaaaaatgcttttaggAGGGTAGGAACTAGGTCACTAGACATATTTCTATCTTTCTTATGAACTATTTCAATTGTAGACTTTAGTGTAAACACTGATATAAAATAACGTGGTTTTgtcaaatttttaacattttgcctcATTTATTTCAGATTCTCTTTTACTACAAAAGTggattattagaaataataaagaccCCTAAGTAACCCTCCACATCCAATTATTTTATCATAGCAATGATAAATATCATTAACTCCATAAGTCtcattcctttgtatattttaaaaattattttctcatttttcatactTTGTGCAAAAATACATTCTGTATAGTTTTAACTTGATATAAATGGTATCTACATAAATGCcgttattctaaaatttattttttcactcaatttaatgttttaaagattcatctgtttaaatatatgctgccctagttcattttttttaatgtggttaaaaaatataacatctcgtgacttccatggtggcacagtggttaagaatccgtctgctgatgcaggagacacaggtttaatcccttgtccatgaagatcccacatgccgtggagcaattaagcctgtgcaccacaactactgagcctatgcaccacaaatactgaagcccatgcgccctagagcccacgcGCACAACTACTGAccttatgtgccacaactactgaagccgtgctctaggcccacatgctgcaactactgagtccaagtgctgcagctactgaagcccgtgtgcctagagcctgtgctccgcaacaagagaaggtgCCGCAATGAGAACCCCGCTCACCGCTACAGAGtacccccactcatcacaactagagaaagcccacatgcagcaacgaacacccaaagcagccaaaaaataaaatataacactttaataatttttaaatgtataataatgttaaatatattcaccTTGTGAAAGAGATCTCAAGAACATTTTCATAttgcaaaattgaaactctaTGCTCATTGTAAAAGTGCCCTTTTCACCTCCCCcattccctggcaaccaccagtctcctttctgtttctaagGGTTTGAGTACTTTAGAcgccacatataagtgaatcatgcagtatttgtctttttgggactgccttatttcacttagcatactgtccTCAAAGTTGAGCCATGTTGCAGCGTATGATgggatttccttctgttttaatgCTCAAtaccattccattgtatgtatagaccacattttctttatccagtcattcagcaatggatgtttaggttgcttccaccccttggctgttgtgaatagttcTGCAATAAACacaggtgtgcaaatatctcctcAATATCCTGCCTtaaattgctgtatcatatggtaatcctatttttaatttttgaggaaactccatactgttttccagaaaggttgtaacatataatattccCACTAACAATGCAAAGGCTTCCCATTTCTCTGCATCTCTACATCCttaccagcacttgttatttattGGTTTTTGGTCTTGTTTTGATAGTGGCCATCCTAACAGATGAGAATTAATATCTTAccgttgttttgatttgcattttcctgatgactagagatgaacatttttttcacatgCTTGCTGactattgtatattttctttgaacaaatatttattcaagtcctttgcccattttccattgggttatttggttttatattgttaatttgtagtgttctttatatattctatacaataactccttatcagatatatgatttgcaaatattttcttccattctgtaatTTGATTTTCACTCtgttattatttcctttgctatacagaagtttttaactttgatgtAACCCCCTTCGtctgatttttgcttttgctgcctgtgcttttgatgtcatatccaacaAATAATTGTCAAATCCAACATCTTGAAAATTTTCTCAtatgttttcttcaagttttGTAGTGTCAGGTcctacatttaagtatttaactCATTTTGATTTAACTTCTGTATATGGTGAAAGGTAAAAATCCAACATCATCTTCTGTGGATATCTAGCTTTCTCACACCACTTGgatttagtttattcattttaatggctACAGAGCCTTCTATTTTATGGGTGTTCTAACATTTATTTACCTCTCCTCTTGGGAAAAATTTAGACTTATCCAATTATTTACTGTTATAAATAAATGTCTCaattgaatacatatatatatatacatacaaacatatatgcatatgtatatatagattaCATGTGCACTTCTTTTCTAGGATAATTTTTCTAGGATATTTACCTAGAACTGGAAGTGCTGACTTGTAAGGTATAAACATTCTAACTTTACTAGAAATTACAAAATTTCTTCCAAAGTTGTAGATGTTTATACTCTATGAAGGGTCCTAATTTCTCCATGACTTATCAATATAGGGTTTTGTAaattgttgtgggttttttttcccatttagtgcaatattactcagacataacaaagaataaaatcttgccatttgaaacaacatagatggacttagagagtattatgctaagtgaaagaagtcagagaaagacaagaacCATGTGATTTcgcttaaatgtggaatctaaaaacaagacaaaggaacaaataaaacaaaacagaaacagactcatagatacagagaataaactggtGGTTGCTAGAGGGGAGATGTGTGGTGTTGGGTGAAATAAGCGAAGGAGTTAAAAggtaccaacttccagttatgaaataaatcacagggatgcaatgtacagcaaagggaatataGTTATTAATATTGTATTAACTTTGTATGATAACAGATGGTTACTGGACTTATCATGGtgataaatttttaatgaatataaatgTCAAATCGCTATGTTACACACCtggaattaatataatattatgtgtcaattatacttaaatttaaaaaaagtgtttgaaCATCTTCACATTTTGATGATAATCCTATCAGAGTAACTGTGCCTtgccaataaagattttttttttaaaaaggctacaTTTCCCAACCAACTTCACTGCCAAGGTACAGATATACGACTTAACTTCCTCCCATTTGATATATTTCTCTGTTgggtatttttatttgaaaatgagtCATATAACTAAGGAAACTGGAAATAGTAATTCATTTTGCTGGCACCAGTAGAACAAAGGTTGTTTAATctgattatttcacaatgaaaacataatttcATTAGTGATCTCACAGCCACCTGAagacaagagaagaaagcaagacaCCAGCTCTAAAAACGTTTCCAATCTCCCTAGTGGATCTAACTTCATCTTTCATGCCAAACTATCATTGTGCTAAAAGATCAACCATGATAAAGCACTTTTCTGAAGCACTATACCCACAACAGACAGAGTTCCCATTAGAATCACCCACTGAGGATTCCCAAGACTTTCTAGCATTTATTGGACACAACCTAGTGCTAATGAAAACTATGTTAGGAAGTCTCCAGGTTGGAGTTTATATACCTTGGTAACCTGCTCCTTCTTATGGGACTATGAATTCAGAAGCCTCCTGACCCTGGCCATCTAGATATTTTCCTGCCTGAACTCTGTCTGTAACTGCTTCTGAACTGGTAAGCAGAAGAGACATTGCAGGCATAATAAAGTCAATGCATTTGCCTGTTACAGCTCACACAAAATAGCCATTGTTAACTGAATTTTACTAATCTGGCATGAAAAGGCACAGTCTCAGGTTTGGGAAAATGTGTCAGAGATTCTCGAAAATGGGCCAGAAAGAATTAAACTCAGAGTTAAGGAATATAAGTGAGATGATTTATTTGAAGTTCCTAATACAGAGTCGGGCAAATAGCAGAACCTCAAAAACTGATTGTATTTTATTGACATCCAGGGAAGAATTTTGAATCTGTTGTACAGGCACTTTGTTAGGTGCTAAGGGGACAatgataaattaataaaagaattcataatcttggaaggaagacagaaatatattaaaaaaaaaacccatattttAAGTTATAAGAGCAGTGCTATAGGGGCACAGAGAAGAGAAACTTTAATTCTGACTCAACTTGTTACAAAAAGATCCACTGATACATTATTTGATTTTAGGCATTGAGAGTGAACAGAAGGAATTAGAAAGTCAAGAGGGTTCGTTTATGTAGATGTATGCATTTCTTCTTACTAGGGAGTTAAATCTCTTGAAACCTTCCATTCTAGAAGCTTTTGGGAAGAGAGTTAGGCTGCTGCTAAACTaaaatcattaaaacaaacagacaactCTTAGCAACCCATGCTAATTTAAGAGCATCGGAGCATTTTTATGCCCAAACAGGGAGCTGTATTAGACattttattctgctgttgttgctCAGGCTCCAAACAATTCTAGGAAAGGAACCACAAGAGCTAGAGTTGCTGATCTTTGGTCTCTTGCAGAGAGGCTGGGAAGAATAAAGAAGagcttagaaaatataaatatgtgttaGACAAAAAGTACAGACCTGTCCTGTACAATCCTTAGAAGCTGCATAAACCCCAG from the Hippopotamus amphibius kiboko isolate mHipAmp2 chromosome 2, mHipAmp2.hap2, whole genome shotgun sequence genome contains:
- the LOC130845809 gene encoding olfactory receptor 4K13-like codes for the protein MKMMNSSMISEFVLLGLANSWELEIFFFIIFLLAYAAIMAGNLLIVVTVTFDSHLHCTPMYFLLGNLSFLDMSISTITTPKMVADFLRENKTISLWGCMAQMFFLHFLGGSEMTLLIVMAVDRYTAICKPLHYTAIVNRWVLTGSVLLSWAVGLVHTMSQMVFTITLPFCGPNIVDNIFCDLPLVLKLACTETYILELLVIADSGLLSFICFTLLLISYTVILVTVRRRSSDALSKALSTLSAHITVVTLFFGPCIFTYAWPFSSFSVDKFLSVFYSVITPLLNPIIYTLRNQEMKTAMSRLRVQHVSPRQIF